From a region of the Pseudoxanthomonas sp. X-1 genome:
- a CDS encoding beta-ketoacyl-[acyl-carrier-protein] synthase family protein encodes MDASAQARRVVVTGMGAVSALGLGAPALWRAMREGRSGIAALPSPDPHSRLKMRVAATLPGFAPKAAQLGGIAPGQLDRMTQMALVAAQEAVTQAGLGPDTARRARCAVVVGTGVGAELSRDEQSRRLYREQAERLHPLTIVRSMNNAAASQISIAFGLRGPAFAVSSACASANHALAQAALLVRHGLADVAIAGGSEACLSLALIRAWEAMRVVSDDTCRPFCAQRSGLVLGEGAGMFVLESAAHAAARGARPLAGLAGFGMSADAGDIVAPSVDGMAAAMRLALEDAGLAPDRIDYVNAHGTGTQANDRCETRALRQVFGAHAQALAVSSTKAVHGHALGAAGALELVAAIGALREQVVPPTANFLDADPDCDLDYVPNRARARPVRAVLSNSFAFGGLNAVIALRAVD; translated from the coding sequence ATGGACGCCTCTGCGCAGGCACGGCGCGTGGTGGTCACCGGCATGGGCGCGGTCAGCGCGCTGGGCCTGGGCGCGCCGGCGCTGTGGCGCGCGATGCGCGAGGGCCGCAGTGGCATCGCCGCCCTGCCCTCGCCCGATCCGCACAGCCGCCTGAAGATGCGGGTCGCCGCGACCCTGCCGGGCTTCGCCCCGAAGGCGGCGCAGCTGGGCGGTATCGCCCCCGGCCAGCTCGACCGCATGACCCAGATGGCCCTGGTCGCCGCCCAGGAAGCGGTGACCCAGGCCGGCCTTGGGCCCGATACCGCGCGCCGCGCGCGTTGCGCGGTGGTGGTCGGCACCGGCGTCGGTGCCGAGCTCAGCCGCGACGAGCAGTCGCGCCGGCTCTATCGCGAACAGGCCGAACGCCTGCATCCGCTGACCATCGTGCGCAGCATGAACAACGCCGCGGCCAGCCAGATCAGCATCGCCTTCGGCCTGCGCGGTCCGGCCTTCGCCGTGTCCAGCGCCTGCGCCTCGGCCAACCATGCTCTGGCCCAGGCCGCGCTGCTGGTCCGCCACGGCCTGGCTGACGTGGCCATCGCCGGCGGCAGCGAGGCCTGCCTGAGCCTGGCCCTGATCCGCGCCTGGGAGGCGATGCGCGTGGTCAGCGACGACACCTGCCGGCCGTTCTGCGCGCAGCGCAGCGGCCTGGTGCTGGGCGAAGGCGCCGGCATGTTCGTGCTGGAAAGCGCGGCCCACGCCGCGGCACGCGGCGCGCGGCCGCTGGCCGGGCTGGCGGGATTCGGCATGAGCGCCGATGCCGGCGACATCGTCGCGCCCAGCGTCGACGGCATGGCGGCGGCCATGCGCCTGGCGCTGGAGGATGCCGGCCTGGCGCCGGACCGGATCGACTACGTCAACGCCCACGGCACCGGCACCCAGGCCAACGACCGCTGCGAGACCCGCGCGCTGCGGCAGGTGTTCGGCGCGCACGCGCAGGCGCTGGCGGTCAGCTCGACCAAGGCGGTGCACGGCCACGCGCTCGGCGCCGCCGGCGCGCTGGAGCTGGTGGCGGCGATCGGCGCGCTGCGCGAACAGGTGGTGCCGCCCACCGCCAACTTCCTCGATGCCGACCCGGATTGCGACCTGGACTACGTGCCCAACCGGGCGCGCGCCCGCCCGGTGCGCGCGGTGCTGAGCAATTCCTTCGCCTTTGGCGGGCTCAACGCGGTGATCGCGCTGCGCGCGGTGGACTGA
- a CDS encoding 8-oxo-dGTP diphosphatase, with product MPYTPITGTLGYVLSPDGTQVLMIHRNARPEDEHLGKYNGLGGKLENDEDIAAGMVREIAEEAGIACTAMELRGTISWPGFGRNGEDWLCFIFLITAWTGTPLTSNPEGTLEWAPIERLGELPMWEGDRHFLPLVFDGDPRPFHGVMPYRNGRMVSWSFSRF from the coding sequence ATGCCCTACACCCCGATCACCGGCACGCTCGGCTACGTGCTCTCGCCCGACGGCACGCAGGTGCTGATGATCCACCGCAACGCGCGCCCCGAGGACGAACACCTGGGCAAGTACAACGGGCTGGGCGGCAAGCTGGAGAACGACGAGGACATCGCCGCCGGCATGGTGCGCGAGATCGCCGAGGAGGCCGGTATCGCATGCACCGCGATGGAGCTGCGCGGCACCATCAGCTGGCCCGGCTTCGGCCGCAACGGCGAGGACTGGCTGTGCTTCATCTTCCTCATCACCGCCTGGACCGGCACGCCGCTGACCTCCAACCCGGAGGGCACGCTGGAGTGGGCGCCGATCGAGCGCCTCGGCGAGCTGCCCATGTGGGAAGGCGATCGTCACTTCCTGCCGCTGGTGTTCGATGGCGACCCGCGCCCGTTCCATGGCGTGATGCCGTATCGCAACGGACGCATGGTGTCCTGGAGCTTCAGCCGCTTCTGA
- a CDS encoding response regulator transcription factor yields MAGKDNRIVVVEDDESVREAIVAYLRRHGFDVRATADAAGLDTLLLQQPADLVILDIMLPGEDGLSICRRLSQDGPPVLLLSALVEVTDRVVGLEVGAFDYLGKPFDPRELLARVRAILRRQAPRVPAQTRPYLFSGWVFDADAHRLTAPDGATVPLTAGEARMLLAFVRHPARVLSRERLLDLTHEAAEGPFDRAIDLAVSRLRRRLAAAGDAALIETVRSLGYRFQASVTRG; encoded by the coding sequence ATGGCAGGCAAGGACAACCGGATCGTCGTGGTCGAGGACGACGAGAGCGTGCGCGAGGCCATCGTGGCCTACCTGCGCCGGCACGGCTTCGACGTGCGCGCCACCGCGGACGCCGCGGGCCTGGATACGCTGTTGCTGCAGCAGCCGGCCGACCTGGTCATCCTCGACATCATGCTGCCGGGCGAGGACGGGCTGTCGATCTGCCGGCGCCTGAGCCAGGACGGCCCGCCGGTCCTGCTGCTCAGCGCGCTGGTGGAAGTGACCGACCGCGTGGTCGGCCTGGAGGTCGGCGCGTTCGACTACCTGGGCAAGCCGTTCGACCCGCGCGAACTGCTGGCCCGGGTGCGCGCCATCCTGCGCCGGCAGGCGCCGCGCGTACCGGCGCAGACGCGGCCCTACCTGTTCTCGGGCTGGGTGTTCGACGCGGACGCCCATCGCCTGACCGCGCCCGATGGCGCGACGGTTCCGCTCACCGCCGGGGAGGCTCGGATGCTGCTCGCCTTCGTCCGCCACCCCGCCCGCGTGCTCAGCCGCGAGCGGCTGCTGGACCTGACCCATGAGGCGGCGGAAGGGCCGTTCGACCGCGCGATCGACCTGGCGGTCAGCCGCCTGCGCCGGCGCCTGGCCGCGGCGGGGGACGCTGCGCTGATCGAGACCGTGCGCAGCCTCGGCTACCGCTTCCAGGCGTCGGTGACGCGCGGATGA
- a CDS encoding HAMP domain-containing sensor histidine kinase, translated as MRPPPILVQVAALALVTLVLAFALCFSIVLATPTPAPIRMSVREAVAALAGQHGGRFRIEPRAAPPGCPGVAPVEATLAQATHTPPGRVRACWLDAAGTGKASGNGQSVVLVGDRTLLVDSDARGFQMRYDADARVGMDTSLPAFTAALQGSDGRWRTLTPIDQRLAGWRLRMTAAFGVAMVLLALPVWFAARRLSRPIQRLARAAAASDLDSGAGFPLDGPPELRAVGEAMNAMHARLARHAGERLQAFAAIAHDLRTPLTGLRIRAELVPGEDRQRMIGDLDRMAAMIEQMLAYARAQAQPARPEPVDLEALVAAIATDRQSLGQDVAFLPAGSDARVQADATALHRAIDNLLDNALRFAGSARLGIEAHADRIDLHVDDEGPGIPEDQLAGITTPFKRLETSRSRATGGAGLGLAIAERIAEAHGGRLLLANRTPQGLRATIRLPVR; from the coding sequence ATGAGGCCGCCGCCCATCCTGGTCCAGGTGGCGGCGCTGGCGCTGGTCACCCTGGTGCTCGCCTTCGCCCTGTGCTTCAGCATCGTGCTGGCCACGCCCACGCCCGCGCCCATCCGCATGAGCGTGCGCGAGGCCGTGGCGGCGCTCGCCGGGCAGCACGGCGGCCGCTTCAGGATCGAGCCGCGCGCCGCCCCGCCCGGCTGTCCCGGCGTCGCCCCGGTGGAGGCCACGCTGGCGCAGGCCACACACACCCCGCCGGGGCGCGTACGGGCGTGCTGGCTGGACGCGGCGGGCACGGGCAAGGCCAGCGGCAACGGGCAGAGTGTGGTCCTGGTCGGCGACCGCACCCTGCTGGTGGACAGCGACGCGCGCGGCTTCCAGATGCGCTACGACGCCGATGCGCGGGTCGGCATGGACACCTCGCTGCCCGCCTTCACCGCGGCGCTCCAGGGCAGCGACGGACGCTGGCGCACGCTGACGCCGATCGACCAGCGACTGGCGGGCTGGCGGCTGCGGATGACGGCGGCGTTCGGCGTGGCGATGGTCCTGCTGGCGCTGCCGGTATGGTTCGCCGCCAGGCGGCTGTCCCGGCCGATCCAGCGCCTGGCGCGGGCGGCGGCGGCAAGCGACCTGGACAGCGGCGCCGGCTTCCCGCTCGACGGCCCCCCGGAACTGCGCGCGGTCGGCGAGGCGATGAACGCCATGCACGCCCGCCTGGCCCGGCATGCCGGCGAACGCCTGCAGGCCTTCGCCGCCATCGCCCACGACCTGCGCACGCCGCTGACCGGCCTGCGCATCCGCGCCGAGCTCGTCCCCGGCGAGGACCGCCAGCGCATGATCGGCGACCTCGACCGCATGGCCGCCATGATCGAGCAGATGCTCGCCTACGCGCGCGCGCAGGCGCAGCCGGCGCGGCCGGAACCGGTCGACCTCGAGGCGCTGGTCGCCGCGATCGCGACGGACCGGCAGTCGCTGGGCCAGGACGTGGCCTTCCTGCCAGCAGGTTCGGACGCGCGCGTCCAGGCCGATGCCACCGCGCTGCACCGCGCGATCGACAACCTGCTCGACAACGCGCTGCGCTTCGCCGGCAGCGCGCGCCTGGGCATCGAAGCGCACGCGGACCGGATCGACCTGCACGTCGACGACGAGGGTCCCGGCATCCCGGAGGACCAGCTCGCCGGCATTACCACGCCGTTCAAGCGCCTGGAAACCTCACGCAGCCGCGCGACCGGCGGCGCCGGCCTGGGCCTGGCCATCGCCGAGCGCATCGCCGAAGCGCACGGCGGCCGGCTGCTCCTGGCCAACCGCACGCCACAGGGATTGCGGGCGACGATCCGCCTGCCCGTGCGCTGA
- the pnp gene encoding polyribonucleotide nucleotidyltransferase, protein MAKITKTFQYGKHTVTLETGEIARQASGAVIVKMDDTVLLVSAVAAKSAREGQDFFPLTVDYQEKFYAGGRIPGGFFKREGRATEKETLISRLIDRPIRPLFPEDYKNEVQIIATVMSLNPEIDGDIAALIGASAALSLAGTPFKGPIGAAKVGYKNGEYILNPTVSELKDSQLELVVAGTANAVLMVESEAALLSEEVMLGAVTFGHREMQKVINAINELTVEAGTKPSSWVAPAKNEALISALKEAVGGKLAEAFQVRDKLQRRDAIAAIKKDVTEALAGRLEAEGWDKAELSKEFGELEYRTMRDSVLDTKIRIDGRALDTVRPISVQAGVLPRTHGSALFTRGETQAIVVTTLGTARDGQVIDAVSGEYKDNFLFHYNFPPYSVGECGRFGAPKRREIGHGRLAKRGVLAVMPTLEEFPYTIRVVSEITESNGSSSMASVCGSSLALMDAGVPVKAPVAGIAMGLVKEDDRFVVLSDILGDEDHLGDMDFKVAGTSEGVSALQMDIKIEGITEEIMKQALEQAKAGRLHILGEMSKALTSPRAELSDYAPRLITIKIHPDKIREVIGKGGSVIQAITKETGTQIDIQDDGTITIASVNGAAGQAAKSRIEQITSDIEPGRIYEGKVAKLMDFGAFVTIAPGKDGLVHVSQISSERVEKVSDKLKEGDVVKVKVLEVDKQGRIRLSMKAVEEGEGVTE, encoded by the coding sequence GTGGCAAAAATCACCAAGACCTTCCAGTACGGCAAACACACCGTCACCCTCGAGACCGGCGAGATCGCCCGTCAGGCCAGCGGTGCCGTCATCGTCAAGATGGACGACACCGTACTGCTGGTCAGCGCCGTCGCCGCCAAGAGCGCGCGCGAGGGCCAGGACTTCTTCCCGCTGACGGTGGACTACCAGGAGAAGTTCTACGCCGGCGGCCGCATCCCCGGTGGCTTCTTCAAGCGCGAAGGCCGCGCCACGGAGAAGGAGACGCTGATCTCGCGCCTGATCGACCGTCCGATCCGTCCGCTGTTCCCCGAGGACTACAAGAACGAAGTCCAGATCATCGCCACGGTGATGTCGCTGAACCCGGAGATCGACGGCGACATCGCCGCCCTGATCGGCGCCTCGGCCGCCCTGTCGCTGGCCGGCACCCCGTTCAAGGGCCCGATCGGCGCCGCCAAGGTCGGCTACAAGAACGGCGAATACATCCTCAACCCGACCGTGTCGGAGCTGAAGGACTCGCAGCTGGAGCTGGTCGTGGCCGGTACCGCCAATGCGGTGCTGATGGTCGAGTCCGAAGCCGCGCTGCTGTCCGAGGAAGTGATGCTGGGCGCGGTGACTTTTGGCCATCGCGAGATGCAGAAGGTCATCAACGCGATCAACGAGCTGACCGTCGAAGCCGGCACCAAGCCCTCCAGCTGGGTCGCCCCGGCCAAGAACGAGGCGCTGATCTCGGCGCTGAAGGAAGCCGTCGGCGGCAAGCTGGCCGAGGCCTTCCAGGTGCGCGACAAGCTGCAGCGCCGCGACGCCATCGCCGCGATCAAGAAGGACGTCACCGAGGCCCTGGCCGGCCGCCTGGAAGCCGAGGGCTGGGACAAGGCCGAGCTGTCCAAGGAGTTCGGTGAACTGGAATACCGCACCATGCGCGACTCGGTGCTGGACACCAAGATCCGCATCGACGGCCGTGCGCTGGACACCGTGCGCCCGATCTCCGTGCAGGCCGGCGTGCTGCCGCGCACCCACGGCTCGGCGCTGTTCACCCGCGGCGAGACCCAGGCGATCGTGGTCACCACGCTGGGCACCGCCCGCGATGGCCAGGTGATCGACGCGGTCAGCGGCGAGTACAAGGACAACTTCCTGTTCCACTACAACTTCCCGCCGTACTCGGTGGGCGAGTGCGGCCGCTTCGGCGCGCCGAAGCGTCGCGAGATCGGCCACGGCCGTCTGGCCAAGCGCGGCGTGCTGGCCGTGATGCCGACCCTGGAAGAGTTCCCGTACACCATCCGCGTGGTCTCGGAGATCACCGAGTCCAACGGCTCCTCGTCGATGGCCTCGGTGTGCGGTTCGTCGCTGGCGCTGATGGACGCCGGCGTGCCGGTCAAGGCGCCGGTGGCGGGTATCGCGATGGGCCTGGTGAAGGAGGACGACCGCTTCGTGGTGCTGTCCGACATCCTGGGTGACGAGGATCACCTGGGCGACATGGACTTCAAGGTCGCCGGTACCTCCGAGGGCGTGTCCGCGCTGCAGATGGACATCAAGATCGAAGGCATCACCGAAGAGATCATGAAGCAGGCGCTGGAGCAGGCCAAGGCCGGCCGTCTGCACATCCTCGGCGAGATGTCCAAGGCGCTGACCAGCCCGCGCGCCGAGCTGTCCGACTACGCGCCGCGCCTGATCACCATCAAGATCCACCCCGACAAGATCCGCGAAGTGATCGGCAAGGGCGGCTCGGTCATCCAGGCGATCACCAAGGAGACCGGCACCCAGATCGACATCCAGGACGACGGCACGATCACCATCGCCTCGGTCAACGGCGCTGCCGGCCAGGCCGCCAAGTCGCGCATCGAGCAGATCACCTCGGACATCGAGCCGGGCCGCATCTACGAGGGCAAGGTCGCCAAGCTGATGGACTTCGGCGCGTTCGTGACCATCGCCCCGGGCAAGGACGGTCTGGTGCACGTGTCGCAGATTTCCTCCGAGCGCGTGGAGAAGGTCTCCGACAAGCTCAAGGAAGGCGACGTGGTCAAGGTCAAGGTGCTGGAAGTGGACAAGCAGGGCCGCATCCGCCTGTCCATGAAGGCCGTGGAAGAAGGCGAGGGCGTGACCGAGTAA
- the rpsO gene encoding 30S ribosomal protein S15: protein MSIDTQKVIEDNKRGANDTGSPEVQVALLTARIEMLTEHFKTHKKDHHSRRGLLQLVNRRRSLLDYLHRKDAPRYKALIEKLGLRR, encoded by the coding sequence ATGTCCATCGACACCCAGAAAGTCATTGAAGACAACAAGCGCGGCGCCAACGACACCGGCTCGCCGGAAGTCCAGGTCGCCCTGCTGACCGCCCGCATCGAGATGCTGACCGAGCACTTCAAGACCCACAAGAAGGATCACCACAGCCGTCGCGGCCTGCTGCAGCTGGTCAACCGCCGCCGCAGCCTGCTCGACTACCTGCACCGCAAGGATGCCCCGCGTTACAAGGCCCTGATCGAGAAGCTGGGCCTGCGTCGCTAA
- the truB gene encoding tRNA pseudouridine(55) synthase TruB, translating into MTATDAAAMPDADGAGRGGSARADQPRGKRPQRPRTKFRRVDGILLLDKPGGMSSNQALQRARHLFGAEKGGHTGALDPLATGLLPLCFGEATKIAGSLLGSAKAYDTVARLGQVTDTDDAEGQVLRERPVQAYPIDRLDAALRALTGHLQQRPPIYSALKRGGEPLYAKARRGEVVEVESRPVYVRAFELQSAADLLDGGEPLLRLHVECGSGTYVRSLVRDLGEALGCGAHVAQLRRLWVDPFREPRMWTLEQLEALAERDPRSLRACLLPVEAGMVGLPRIDLTDEAAARLQQGQRLSGVPGPAGTVAVFAGSGQVLGLGQLSRDGLLSPQRLFNWPTDGAASSP; encoded by the coding sequence ATGACCGCCACCGACGCCGCCGCGATGCCGGACGCCGACGGTGCCGGACGCGGCGGTTCGGCGCGCGCCGACCAGCCGCGCGGCAAGCGTCCGCAGCGCCCGCGCACCAAGTTCAGACGCGTCGACGGCATCCTGCTGCTGGACAAGCCTGGCGGGATGAGCTCCAACCAGGCCCTGCAGCGGGCCCGGCATCTGTTCGGCGCGGAGAAGGGCGGCCACACCGGCGCGCTCGACCCGCTGGCCACCGGCCTGCTGCCGCTGTGCTTCGGCGAGGCGACCAAGATCGCTGGCAGCCTGCTGGGCTCTGCCAAGGCCTACGACACCGTGGCCCGGCTGGGCCAGGTCACCGACACCGACGATGCCGAGGGCCAGGTGCTGCGCGAGCGGCCGGTCCAGGCCTATCCGATCGACCGGCTGGATGCGGCCCTGCGCGCGCTGACCGGGCATCTGCAGCAGCGCCCGCCGATCTATTCGGCGCTCAAGCGCGGCGGCGAGCCGCTGTACGCCAAGGCCCGGCGCGGCGAGGTGGTGGAGGTCGAATCCCGCCCCGTCTACGTGCGCGCCTTCGAGCTGCAGTCGGCCGCCGACCTGCTCGACGGGGGCGAGCCGCTGCTGCGCCTGCATGTCGAATGCGGCTCGGGCACCTACGTGCGCAGCCTGGTGCGCGACCTGGGCGAGGCGCTGGGCTGCGGCGCGCACGTGGCGCAGCTGCGCCGGCTGTGGGTCGACCCGTTTCGCGAGCCGCGCATGTGGACCCTGGAGCAGCTCGAGGCCCTGGCCGAGCGCGACCCGCGCAGCCTGCGCGCCTGCCTGCTGCCGGTCGAGGCCGGGATGGTCGGCCTGCCGCGCATCGACCTGACCGACGAGGCCGCCGCGCGCCTGCAGCAGGGCCAGCGCCTGTCCGGCGTGCCCGGGCCGGCCGGGACCGTGGCCGTGTTCGCCGGGTCCGGCCAGGTCCTGGGACTGGGACAGCTGTCCAGGGATGGGCTGCTTTCGCCCCAGCGGCTGTTCAACTGGCCGACCGACGGCGCGGCGTCATCGCCCTGA
- the rbfA gene encoding 30S ribosome-binding factor RbfA: protein MPTKSFHRTDRVAAQLRRELGTLVHEAVREHGLPSVSVSDVEVTRDLAHAKVFVTALMAERSTEAVKGLKELAPQIRYALARAVKMRHVPELHFHYDDSVDRGERIETLLRENPLPSDSGSDQD from the coding sequence ATGCCGACCAAATCCTTCCATCGCACCGACCGTGTCGCCGCCCAGCTCCGTCGTGAGCTGGGCACGCTGGTGCACGAAGCCGTGCGCGAGCACGGCCTGCCGTCGGTCAGCGTGTCCGACGTCGAAGTCACCCGCGACCTGGCCCACGCCAAGGTGTTCGTCACCGCCCTGATGGCCGAGCGCTCCACCGAAGCGGTCAAGGGCCTGAAGGAACTGGCGCCGCAGATCCGTTACGCCCTGGCGCGTGCGGTGAAGATGCGCCACGTGCCTGAACTGCATTTCCACTACGACGATTCGGTCGACCGCGGCGAGCGCATCGAGACGCTGCTGCGCGAGAATCCGCTGCCGTCCGATTCCGGGTCCGACCAGGACTGA
- the infB gene encoding translation initiation factor IF-2: MSQQTTIRKLAELVNTPVDKLIEQLAEAGMKFSGPDQEVSSTEKMKLLGFLRRTHGKADGETEEAAASRKITLARRKVQEVTVKSGRSNSTVAVEVRQKRTYVKPTEAQASEARRAGSAAAANGGDERAEILRKLEESRQRNLAEQQRLAEVDRARAEELERKRQEELAARAAAEAEARAEAQSVDDEAVAEEPAAPSAPPARTPIDERNGPIAGMSSIRVPAKPTAPRSTPAPARKEPERGAGAAAAKHKTRGSHAMVAGVEDDDSTQRFAGQLHLSAADRARRGAARGKPKPRRQLEQSRGGSGSHQFERPTAPVVREVAIGDAITVGDLAQKLALKGGDVVKALFKMGVMATITQTIDHDTAALVTEELGHKVVKANTDSAEDALLAHAEEVQGDQAPRPPVVTIMGHVDHGKTSLLDYIRRTKVATGEAGGITQHIGAYHVETANGVISFLDTPGHAAFTAMRARGAKLTDIVVLVVAADDGVMPQTIESVQQAKAAGVPLIVAINKMDKSDADPLRVKNELLAHDVVAEEFGGDTQFIELSAKTGQGVDALLDAISLQAEVLELRAVPEGRATGTVIESSLDKGRGPVATVLVQQGLLKKGDYLVCGIQYGRVRALFDETGGQPASAGPSIPVQVLGLSGVPDAGDDFVVVDDERLAKEVAQQRDAKRRESRLVASAGSRMEDIMAQLGKGEGQLSLNLIVKADVQGSVEALRHSLVALSNEDIRINIISSGVGGITESDANSAVASKATIIGFNVRADASARRIVEANGVDMRYFSIIYDVIDQVKQVASGLLGVEIREEIIGIAQVRDVFRSSKFGAVAGCMVIEGVVKRSKPIRVLRDNTVIFEGELESLRRFKENVDEVRNGTECGIGVKAYNDVKAGDQIECFERIEVQRTL; this comes from the coding sequence ATGTCGCAGCAAACCACCATCCGCAAGCTCGCCGAACTGGTCAACACGCCGGTCGACAAACTGATCGAACAGCTGGCCGAGGCCGGCATGAAGTTCAGTGGCCCCGACCAGGAAGTGTCCAGCACCGAAAAGATGAAGCTGCTCGGCTTCCTGCGTCGCACCCACGGCAAGGCCGACGGTGAGACCGAGGAGGCCGCCGCCTCGCGGAAGATCACCCTGGCCCGTCGCAAGGTGCAGGAAGTGACCGTCAAGTCCGGCCGCAGCAATTCCACCGTGGCGGTGGAAGTGCGCCAGAAGCGCACCTACGTCAAGCCGACCGAGGCCCAGGCCAGCGAGGCGCGCCGCGCCGGCAGCGCCGCGGCCGCCAACGGCGGCGACGAGCGCGCCGAGATCCTGCGCAAGCTGGAAGAGTCGCGCCAGCGCAACCTGGCCGAACAGCAGCGCCTGGCTGAGGTCGACCGTGCGCGCGCCGAGGAACTCGAGCGCAAGCGCCAGGAAGAGCTCGCCGCGCGCGCCGCCGCCGAGGCCGAGGCCCGTGCCGAAGCGCAGTCCGTGGACGACGAGGCGGTCGCCGAGGAGCCGGCGGCGCCGTCGGCCCCGCCGGCGCGCACGCCCATCGACGAGCGCAACGGCCCGATCGCCGGCATGTCCTCCATCCGCGTCCCGGCCAAGCCCACCGCTCCGCGCAGCACGCCGGCCCCGGCCCGCAAGGAGCCCGAGCGTGGCGCCGGCGCGGCCGCGGCCAAGCACAAGACCCGCGGCTCGCACGCGATGGTCGCCGGCGTCGAGGACGACGACAGCACCCAGCGCTTCGCCGGTCAGCTGCACCTGTCGGCCGCCGACCGCGCCCGTCGCGGCGCCGCGCGCGGCAAGCCCAAGCCCCGCCGCCAGCTCGAGCAGAGCCGCGGCGGTTCGGGCAGCCACCAGTTCGAGCGTCCGACCGCCCCGGTCGTGCGCGAAGTGGCCATCGGCGATGCGATCACCGTCGGCGACCTGGCGCAGAAGCTCGCGCTCAAGGGCGGCGACGTGGTCAAGGCGCTGTTCAAGATGGGCGTGATGGCCACCATCACCCAGACCATCGACCACGACACCGCCGCGCTGGTCACCGAGGAGCTGGGCCACAAGGTGGTCAAGGCCAATACCGATTCGGCCGAGGACGCGCTGCTGGCCCACGCCGAGGAAGTGCAGGGCGATCAGGCCCCGCGTCCGCCGGTGGTCACCATCATGGGCCACGTCGACCACGGCAAGACCTCGCTGCTGGACTACATCCGCCGCACCAAGGTCGCCACCGGCGAGGCCGGCGGCATCACCCAGCACATCGGCGCTTACCACGTGGAAACCGCCAACGGCGTCATCAGCTTCCTGGACACCCCGGGCCACGCGGCGTTCACCGCCATGCGTGCGCGCGGCGCCAAGCTGACCGACATCGTGGTCCTGGTGGTGGCCGCCGACGACGGCGTCATGCCGCAGACGATCGAGTCGGTGCAGCAGGCCAAGGCGGCCGGCGTGCCTCTGATCGTGGCGATCAACAAGATGGACAAGTCCGACGCCGACCCGCTGCGCGTGAAGAACGAGTTGCTGGCCCACGACGTGGTCGCCGAGGAGTTCGGCGGCGACACCCAGTTCATCGAGCTGTCGGCCAAGACCGGCCAGGGCGTGGATGCGCTGCTGGACGCGATCAGCCTGCAGGCCGAGGTGCTGGAACTGCGCGCCGTGCCCGAGGGCCGTGCCACCGGCACGGTCATCGAGTCCTCGCTGGACAAGGGCCGTGGCCCGGTCGCCACCGTGCTGGTCCAGCAGGGCCTGCTCAAGAAGGGCGACTACCTGGTCTGCGGCATCCAGTACGGCCGCGTGCGCGCGCTGTTCGACGAGACCGGCGGCCAGCCGGCCTCGGCCGGTCCGTCGATCCCGGTCCAGGTCCTGGGCCTGTCCGGCGTGCCCGACGCGGGCGACGACTTCGTGGTCGTCGACGACGAGCGCCTGGCCAAGGAAGTGGCCCAGCAGCGCGACGCCAAGCGCCGCGAGTCGCGCCTGGTGGCCTCGGCCGGCAGCCGCATGGAAGACATCATGGCCCAGCTGGGCAAGGGCGAGGGCCAGCTGAGCCTCAACCTGATCGTCAAGGCCGACGTGCAGGGCTCGGTGGAAGCGCTGCGCCATTCGCTGGTGGCGCTGTCCAACGAGGACATCCGCATCAACATCATCAGCTCCGGCGTGGGCGGCATCACCGAGTCGGACGCCAACTCGGCGGTCGCCTCCAAGGCCACGATCATCGGCTTCAACGTGCGTGCCGACGCCTCGGCCCGCCGCATCGTCGAAGCCAATGGCGTGGACATGCGCTACTTCTCGATCATCTACGACGTGATCGACCAGGTGAAGCAGGTGGCGTCTGGTCTGCTGGGCGTGGAGATCCGCGAGGAGATCATCGGTATCGCCCAGGTGCGCGACGTGTTCCGCAGCTCCAAGTTCGGCGCGGTGGCCGGCTGCATGGTCATCGAGGGCGTGGTCAAGCGCTCCAAGCCGATCCGCGTGCTGCGCGACAACACGGTCATCTTCGAGGGCGAGCTGGAATCGCTGCGCCGCTTCAAGGAGAACGTGGACGAAGTTCGCAACGGCACCGAGTGCGGCATCGGCGTGAAGGCCTACAACGACGTCAAGGCCGGCGACCAGATCGAGTGCTTCGAGCGCATCGAGGTGCAGCGCACGCTGTGA